A window from Solanum stenotomum isolate F172 chromosome 5, ASM1918654v1, whole genome shotgun sequence encodes these proteins:
- the LOC125865239 gene encoding 21 kDa protein-like, with amino-acid sequence MEKIVHCILILVLSIFSMKGAMGSINTNRLMNPRTMTFVETQCRRTRYQELCVRTLSNYVNATSQDPQEIAQVALKVSLVKAINTKYYIMKVCKEFNQINKSNKNNNQAAKDCLDQISDGVSQLTNSVKELQHLRLDGERAFEWHQSNVQTWLSTVLTDAYTCMEGMNNLGHASMGGKMKAMIKAKVLNVAQVTSNALGLFNGFAARHKASQHVGYGKNKP; translated from the coding sequence ATGGAGAAAATCGTCCATTGCATTTTAATTCTTGTCCTATCGATATTCTCCATGAAGGGTGCAATGGGGAGTATCAATACTAATCGTTTGATGAATCCTCGTACTATGACTTTCGTAGAGACACAATGTAGACGTACTCGATATCAAGAACTTTGTGTGAGAACTTTATCCAATTATGTTAATGCTACCTCACAAGATCCTCAAGAAATAGCTCAAGTTGCTTTAAAGGTAAGTTTAGTTAAGgctataaatacaaaatactacaTCATGAAGGTATGCAAAGAATTcaatcaaatcaacaagagtaataagaataataatcaAGCGGCGAAAGATTGTTTAGATCAAATCTCAGATGGGGTTTCTCAACTTACAAATTCTGTTAAAGAGCTTCAACATTTGAGATTAGATGGTGAAAGAGCATTTGAATGGCATCAAAGTAATGTTCAAACTTGGCTTAGTACAGTGTTAACAGATGCATACACTTGTATGGAAGGGATGAATAATTTAGGTCATGCTTCTATGGGTGGTAAGATGAAGGCTATGATTAAAGCTAAGGTTCTTAATGTTGCACAAGTTACAAGCAATGCTTTGGGTTTGTTTAATGGATTTGCTGCTAGACACAAGGCTTCTCAGCATGTTGGCTATGGCAAAAACAAACCATAA